The Streptomyces achromogenes genome window below encodes:
- the tuf gene encoding elongation factor Tu, which produces MPKTAYVRTKPHLNIGTMGHVDHGKTTLTAAITKVLADRGTGAFVPFDRIDRAPEEAARGITINIAHVEYETDTRHYAHVDMPGHADYVKNMVTGAAQLDGAILVVSALDGIMPQTAEHVLLARQVGVDHIVVALNKADAGDEELIDLVELEVRDLLTEHGYGGDAAPVVRVSGLKALAGDPRWTASVDALLDAVDTYVPLPERYLDAPFLLPVENVLTITGRGTVVTGAVERGTVRVGDRVEVLGADVDSVVTGLETFGKPMDEAQAGDSVALLLRGVPRDAVRRGHVVAAPGSVTPRRRFSAEVYVLSTREGGRATPVSTGYRPQFYIRTADVVGDVDLGETAVARPGERVAMTVELGREVPLEPGLGFAVREGGRTVAAGTVTAVL; this is translated from the coding sequence ATGCCCAAGACCGCCTACGTGCGCACCAAGCCGCACCTCAACATCGGCACCATGGGTCACGTCGACCACGGCAAGACCACCCTGACCGCGGCCATCACCAAGGTCCTCGCGGACCGCGGGACCGGCGCCTTCGTGCCGTTCGACCGCATCGACCGCGCCCCGGAGGAGGCCGCGCGCGGCATCACCATCAACATCGCGCACGTCGAGTACGAGACCGACACCCGCCACTACGCGCACGTCGACATGCCGGGTCACGCCGACTACGTCAAGAACATGGTCACCGGCGCCGCGCAGCTCGACGGGGCGATCCTCGTCGTCTCCGCGCTCGACGGGATCATGCCGCAGACCGCCGAACACGTCCTGCTCGCCCGGCAGGTGGGGGTCGATCACATCGTGGTCGCGCTCAACAAGGCCGACGCCGGGGACGAGGAGCTCATCGACCTCGTCGAACTGGAGGTCCGCGACCTGCTCACCGAGCACGGCTACGGCGGCGACGCCGCGCCCGTCGTCCGGGTGTCGGGACTGAAGGCGCTGGCGGGCGACCCGCGGTGGACGGCGTCGGTCGACGCGCTGCTCGACGCGGTGGACACCTATGTGCCGCTGCCCGAGCGGTATCTCGACGCGCCGTTCCTGCTGCCCGTGGAGAACGTGCTCACCATCACCGGACGCGGGACCGTCGTCACCGGGGCGGTGGAGCGGGGCACGGTACGGGTGGGCGACCGGGTCGAGGTGCTCGGCGCGGACGTCGACAGCGTGGTGACGGGTCTGGAGACGTTCGGCAAGCCCATGGACGAGGCGCAGGCCGGCGACAGCGTCGCGTTGCTGCTGCGCGGTGTGCCGCGCGACGCGGTGCGCCGGGGTCATGTGGTGGCCGCCCCCGGCAGTGTGACGCCCCGACGCAGGTTCTCCGCCGAGGTGTACGTGCTGTCGACGCGGGAGGGCGGCCGTGCCACGCCCGTCTCGACCGGCTACCGGCCGCAGTTCTACATCCGCACGGCGGACGTCGTCGGGGACGTGGACCTCGGGGAGACCGCCGTGGCGCGGCCCGGTGAGCGGGTCGCCATGACCGTCGAACTGGGCCGCGAGGTCCCGCTGGAGCCGGGGCTCGGCTTCGCCGTCCGCGAGGGCGGGCGGACGGTGGCGGCGGGCACGGTGACAGCCGTCCTGTGA
- a CDS encoding DNA alkylation repair protein, translating into MTVTSAGAPGVPDSALADTVLERLTTVYGAAADPARAAAMRAYMKDVAPFLGLPTPDRRALSRTVLAGSPRPGEDDCTAIALRCWALPQREYHYFAVDYLRRHAGRLSCAFLPTARRLVATTSWWDTVDLLAAHVVGALVAADPRLTADMDAWIADEDLWVARTALLHQLTYKDRTDADRLFAYCLRQSGHPDFFVRKAIGWSLREYAKTDPEAVRAFLARERGRFAPLSVREALKNIGGFPAG; encoded by the coding sequence ATGACCGTCACAAGTGCGGGTGCTCCCGGCGTGCCGGACAGCGCTCTCGCCGACACCGTGCTGGAGCGGCTGACGACCGTGTACGGCGCTGCGGCCGACCCCGCCCGGGCGGCGGCGATGCGCGCGTACATGAAGGACGTCGCCCCGTTCCTGGGCCTGCCCACGCCCGACCGCCGGGCCCTGTCCCGCACCGTTCTGGCTGGCTCCCCGCGCCCCGGCGAGGACGACTGCACGGCGATCGCGCTGCGCTGCTGGGCGCTGCCGCAGCGCGAGTACCACTACTTCGCCGTCGACTACCTGCGCCGCCACGCGGGACGGCTGTCCTGCGCATTCCTGCCGACGGCCCGCCGGCTCGTCGCCACGACGTCCTGGTGGGACACCGTCGACCTGCTCGCCGCCCACGTGGTCGGCGCCCTCGTCGCGGCCGATCCCCGGCTCACCGCCGACATGGACGCCTGGATCGCCGACGAGGACCTGTGGGTCGCCCGCACCGCCCTGCTGCACCAGCTGACCTACAAGGACCGCACGGACGCGGACCGCCTGTTCGCGTACTGCTTGCGCCAGTCCGGGCACCCCGACTTCTTCGTGCGCAAGGCCATCGGCTGGAGCCTGCGCGAGTACGCCAAGACCGACCCGGAGGCCGTCCGCGCCTTTCTCGCCCGCGAGCGGGGCAGGTTCGCGCCGCTGAGCGTGCGCGAGGCGCTGAAGAACATCGGCGGCTTCCCGGCAGGATGA
- a CDS encoding TVP38/TMEM64 family protein, whose amino-acid sequence MLDATTRSGGTATAPPRAIATELAVPAVPPVVTGVVTPAVPPVVDRVTAAVPAPGRFGARCTAVLLSPWSRLALLVALLVAAATSVLLFEPQKLIADGWPPQLSGPSAAVVFAVAYGLCTVAFVPRPLLNLAAGALFGSQWGIASALAGTVLGAGTAFGLGRLLGQDALRPLLRGRLLTAADGQLSRHGLRSMLAARLFPGVPFAAANYCAAVSRMSWPSFLIATALGSVPNTAAYVVAGARASSPTSPAFLIALGCIALPALGGAAVAWRKRHHLRRA is encoded by the coding sequence ATGCTCGATGCCACCACCCGCTCTGGCGGCACCGCCACGGCCCCTCCCCGGGCCATCGCCACGGAGCTCGCCGTCCCCGCCGTCCCGCCCGTCGTCACGGGTGTCGTCACGCCCGCCGTCCCACCCGTCGTCGACCGCGTCACGGCCGCGGTCCCCGCGCCCGGCCGTTTCGGCGCGCGCTGCACGGCAGTGCTGCTCTCGCCCTGGTCCCGACTCGCTCTGCTGGTCGCGCTGCTCGTCGCGGCCGCCACGAGCGTGCTGCTCTTCGAGCCGCAGAAGCTGATCGCGGACGGCTGGCCACCACAGTTGAGCGGCCCGTCGGCTGCCGTCGTCTTCGCGGTGGCGTACGGGCTGTGCACGGTGGCGTTCGTGCCGAGACCACTGCTGAACCTGGCCGCGGGCGCGTTGTTCGGCTCGCAGTGGGGCATCGCTTCCGCGCTGGCGGGCACGGTGCTGGGGGCCGGCACGGCCTTCGGGCTGGGCCGCCTGCTGGGCCAGGACGCCCTGCGTCCGCTGCTGCGCGGACGGCTGCTCACGGCGGCGGACGGGCAGCTCAGCCGGCACGGCCTGCGCTCGATGCTGGCGGCCCGGCTGTTTCCCGGCGTTCCGTTCGCGGCCGCGAACTACTGCGCCGCGGTCTCGCGGATGAGCTGGCCGTCCTTCCTGATCGCGACCGCGCTCGGCTCGGTCCCGAACACGGCCGCGTACGTCGTGGCCGGGGCCCGCGCCTCCTCCCCCACCTCGCCGGCCTTCCTGATCGCCCTGGGCTGCATCGCCCTGCCGGCGCTCGGCGGCGCGGCGGTCGCCTGGCGCAAGCGCCACCACCTGCGCCGCGCCTGA
- a CDS encoding DUF6807 domain-containing protein: MTGELRLVHAHGDRVTVTDPATGVELLAYVYRPEAAWEAPKPYLHPMRTLAGDVVTDYRPNDHRWHKGLSLTASHLSGANLWGGNSYVHGDGYLELPERVGSMTHTCFDEVAARDGRAVIAECLDWRPHSGELWARESRRIEVHDVDHASGSWALTWTSAVVNRREEPLRFGSPTTAGREMAGYTGLFWRGPRAFRDGRIIGPGGEGPGLMASQSPWLALSGEHDGADGHATVVFAHAPENDHDGARGGHPAHWFVRNEPFAGIAPSWAFFDELELAPGETLTRRYRVVVADGAWERPEIAKYLEEHPW; encoded by the coding sequence ATGACGGGGGAGCTGAGGCTCGTCCACGCCCACGGCGACCGCGTCACGGTCACCGACCCGGCCACCGGCGTGGAGCTGCTCGCCTACGTCTACCGTCCGGAAGCCGCGTGGGAGGCGCCGAAGCCGTACCTCCACCCGATGCGGACCCTGGCCGGCGACGTCGTCACCGACTACCGCCCCAACGACCACCGCTGGCACAAGGGACTGTCGCTCACCGCCTCCCACCTCTCCGGGGCCAACCTGTGGGGCGGCAACTCGTACGTCCACGGCGACGGTTATCTCGAACTGCCCGAGCGCGTCGGCTCGATGACGCACACGTGCTTCGACGAGGTCGCCGCCAGGGACGGCCGGGCCGTCATCGCCGAGTGCCTGGACTGGCGGCCGCACAGCGGGGAGCTGTGGGCGCGGGAGTCCCGCCGGATCGAGGTGCACGACGTCGACCACGCCTCCGGCTCCTGGGCGCTGACCTGGACCAGCGCCGTCGTCAACCGCCGGGAGGAACCGCTGCGCTTCGGCAGCCCGACCACCGCGGGGAGGGAGATGGCCGGCTACACGGGCCTGTTCTGGCGCGGCCCGCGCGCCTTCCGGGACGGCCGCATCATCGGCCCGGGCGGGGAGGGGCCGGGGCTGATGGCCTCGCAGAGCCCCTGGCTCGCCCTGTCCGGCGAGCACGACGGCGCCGACGGCCACGCGACCGTCGTCTTCGCACACGCGCCCGAGAACGACCACGACGGCGCCCGGGGCGGGCACCCCGCCCACTGGTTCGTCCGCAACGAGCCCTTCGCGGGCATCGCCCCGTCCTGGGCGTTCTTCGACGAACTCGAGCTCGCCCCCGGCGAGACGCTCACGCGCCGCTATCGCGTCGTCGTGGCCGACGGCGCCTGGGAGCGGCCGGAGATCGCCAAGTACCTCGAGGAGCATCCCTGGTGA
- a CDS encoding Gfo/Idh/MocA family protein: protein MSPSTPPRIPLDGRRIRAAVVGVGAIGRGSHLPALQRLAAEGETEVVAAVDIDANAVRAFCADGGVPHAYTDLERMLAEQRPDLVTICTPPTLHREQSVAALRAGAWVWCEKPPVPTLADYAAVEAEEGTQGGPYSSIVFQHRFGSGTRHVRRLLAERALGRPLVVHCQTTWYRDTAYYAVPWRGRWQTEGGGPAMGHGIHQMDLMLDLLGPWSEVRAMAGRLVHDLETEDVSTALVRFESGALATVVNSVLSPDEVSRIRIDCERATVELTHLYGHSNADWRVTPAPGVTGDEAAAWQDFGADVPSSHLAQLRELVASMRAGRRPRGSGADGRTSLELVTALYKSAFTDTTVRRGEIGPGDPYYTALHGGAPGWAPGTGKGTGTGADPDPAQAEVPA, encoded by the coding sequence ATGTCCCCCTCCACTCCGCCCCGGATCCCCCTCGACGGCCGCCGCATCCGGGCCGCTGTCGTCGGCGTCGGCGCCATCGGCCGCGGTTCCCACCTGCCCGCCCTCCAGCGGCTCGCCGCCGAGGGCGAGACCGAGGTCGTGGCGGCCGTTGACATCGATGCCAACGCCGTCCGGGCCTTCTGCGCCGACGGCGGCGTCCCGCACGCCTACACCGATCTGGAGCGGATGCTGGCGGAGCAGCGCCCCGACCTCGTGACCATCTGCACCCCGCCGACCCTGCACCGCGAGCAGAGCGTGGCCGCGCTGCGGGCGGGCGCCTGGGTGTGGTGCGAGAAGCCTCCCGTGCCGACCCTCGCCGACTACGCGGCGGTGGAGGCGGAGGAGGGCACGCAGGGCGGCCCGTACTCGTCGATCGTCTTCCAGCACCGCTTCGGCTCGGGGACGCGGCACGTGCGGCGGCTGCTCGCCGAGCGGGCCCTCGGACGGCCGCTCGTCGTGCACTGCCAGACCACCTGGTACCGCGACACCGCGTACTACGCCGTCCCCTGGCGCGGTCGCTGGCAGACCGAGGGCGGCGGCCCGGCCATGGGCCACGGCATCCACCAGATGGACCTCATGCTCGACCTCCTCGGCCCGTGGAGCGAGGTGCGCGCGATGGCCGGCCGGCTCGTGCACGACCTGGAGACGGAGGACGTCTCCACCGCGCTGGTCCGCTTCGAGAGCGGAGCCCTGGCCACGGTCGTCAACAGCGTCCTGAGTCCCGACGAGGTCAGCCGCATCCGCATCGACTGCGAGCGCGCCACCGTCGAGCTCACCCACCTCTACGGCCACTCCAACGCGGACTGGCGCGTCACCCCCGCCCCCGGTGTGACGGGCGACGAGGCGGCGGCCTGGCAGGACTTCGGCGCGGACGTCCCCAGTTCACACCTCGCGCAGCTGCGCGAGCTGGTCGCGAGCATGCGCGCCGGGCGCAGGCCGCGCGGCAGCGGCGCCGACGGACGCACCAGTCTGGAACTGGTCACCGCGCTGTACAAGTCGGCGTTCACCGACACGACGGTACGGCGGGGCGAGATCGGGCCCGGCGACCCCTACTACACGGCGCTGCACGGCGGCGCCCCGGGATGGGCTCCCGGCACGGGGAAGGGCACGGGCACGGGCGCCGACCCGGACCCGGCGCAGGCGGAGGTGCCCGCATGA
- a CDS encoding undecaprenyl-diphosphate phosphatase, which yields MSWFESLILGLVQGLTEFLPVSSSAHLRLTAAFSGWEDPGAAFTAITQIGTEAAVLIYFRKDIGRIIAAWSRSLFDKTVRKDHDAQMGWLVIVGSIPIGLLGVTLKDQIEGPFRDLRITATMLVVVGVVIGVADRLAARDETGGKHRAPKQRKTLENLGVKDGLIFGLCQACALIPGVSRSGATISGGLFMGYKREAAARYSFLLAIPAVLASGVFETKDALEGGHVAWGPTLFATVIAFATGYAVIAWFMKFISTKSFMPFVYYRVVLGIVIIALVATGALSPHAAESAG from the coding sequence ATGTCTTGGTTTGAATCCCTCATCCTCGGACTCGTCCAGGGGCTGACCGAGTTCCTCCCCGTCTCCTCCAGTGCGCATCTGCGGCTGACCGCGGCGTTCTCCGGGTGGGAAGACCCCGGCGCCGCCTTCACGGCGATCACGCAGATCGGCACGGAGGCCGCGGTCCTCATCTACTTCCGCAAGGACATCGGGCGGATCATCGCGGCGTGGAGCCGGTCGCTGTTCGACAAGACGGTGCGCAAGGACCACGACGCCCAGATGGGGTGGCTGGTGATCGTCGGCTCCATCCCGATCGGCCTGCTGGGCGTGACCCTGAAGGACCAGATCGAGGGACCGTTCCGCGACCTGCGGATCACCGCCACCATGCTCGTCGTCGTCGGCGTCGTGATCGGCGTCGCCGACCGCCTCGCGGCCCGGGACGAGACGGGCGGGAAGCACCGTGCGCCCAAGCAGCGCAAGACCCTGGAGAACCTGGGCGTCAAGGACGGCCTGATCTTCGGCCTCTGCCAGGCCTGCGCGCTGATCCCCGGCGTCTCGCGTTCCGGCGCCACCATCAGCGGCGGCCTGTTCATGGGCTACAAGCGCGAGGCCGCGGCGCGTTACTCCTTCCTGCTCGCCATCCCGGCCGTGCTGGCCTCCGGGGTCTTCGAGACGAAGGACGCCCTGGAGGGTGGCCATGTGGCGTGGGGGCCGACGCTGTTCGCGACCGTGATCGCCTTCGCGACGGGCTACGCGGTCATCGCCTGGTTCATGAAGTTCATCTCCACCAAGTCGTTCATGCCGTTCGTCTACTACCGCGTCGTCCTCGGCATCGTCATCATCGCCCTGGTCGCGACGGGCGCGCTGAGCCCGCACGCGGCGGAGTCGGCGGGCTGA
- a CDS encoding Imm32 family immunity protein: protein MRLISDAGYSEVILSASAEELTRLATAVAQGDGIVRSDTSPGSYTLAGVAVEGTHGPGVLIRRDAGRQFLVISGDLAGRAVLAHNLREMATAEDGGHLHVDHFPGHHYLAEGSLPLVVESPHGGMPTGERPTAG from the coding sequence GTGAGACTGATCAGCGACGCCGGGTACAGCGAAGTGATCCTCTCCGCATCCGCGGAGGAGCTGACGCGGCTGGCGACCGCGGTGGCGCAGGGCGACGGAATCGTCCGCTCCGACACTTCACCGGGCAGCTACACCCTGGCCGGCGTCGCGGTCGAAGGGACGCACGGTCCCGGCGTCCTGATCCGCCGGGACGCCGGGCGGCAGTTCCTCGTCATCAGCGGTGACTTGGCCGGCAGAGCCGTGCTCGCGCACAACCTGCGGGAGATGGCCACCGCGGAGGACGGCGGTCATCTTCACGTCGACCACTTCCCCGGCCACCACTACCTCGCCGAGGGGTCGCTGCCCCTGGTGGTCGAAAGCCCGCACGGAGGCATGCCCACCGGCGAGCGGCCGACCGCCGGGTGA